Proteins encoded by one window of Nasonia vitripennis strain AsymCx chromosome 5, Nvit_psr_1.1, whole genome shotgun sequence:
- the LOC100124121 gene encoding regulator of MON1-CCZ1 complex: MSISNELDATAPEAETNDDYYLELSPEPVKFEPVNDVTDVFFDDSKQQVFAIRSGGVTGVLVKGPEHNINFRMDDKGPVISIKFSPDMNILAIQRSVTSVEFINYNSGNSLDGVEYSQSCKGKNATILGFVWTHGNEILFVTDHGVELFQVIPEKRCVKALKSLSLQVNWFIFCPQSYMVLLSSGTLGNQMQALYITPGNLHKITKFEMEAMSTKPGKLAVSERDVALAVLYSTPCIIVLRHQPGDNARPVGSAFVYVYTVHKMVTIRKSHILKLDMSGRFAINVVDNLIIVHHQASKTSMIFDIMLPGVSDGTVLHHVSVAPSKPIKPCSLRVPGPNISEYVNQPCQLYSPNWVVFQPNIVIDAKLGCLWYMELRLDSLVKLIPDKVQLVEFLMQRKNNNAKRILIQVIRDLVTRMPTSLIDMPAIFDKLNTVYRNHLENEIQSVMGTPLLNNTKNVTTVPDNFKYKIFLDQSDMYSHILSKFPEGTIDSKMIIWVLLEYIRSLSEHGIPVQHYVYELVITTLVHKEAYYQLHQLLQYHVVSDSKPLACLLLSLENLYPAAHQLALDMLKRLGNAHEEIIEVLLSKGQILPVLRYVRSVGKADQVCARKFLEAAKADGDPILFYSVYKFFEQRNLRLHNTTGFAKSERCQAYVQHFKTLFQTTDNNGCNSDSNSNLSNISGLSEGA, from the exons ATGTCTATCTCAAATGAATTAGATGCTACTGCGCCAGAGGCAGAAACAAATGACGACTATTATTTAGAGTTGTCACCAGAACCTGTCAAATTTGAACCTGTTAACGATGTTACAGATGTATTCTTTGATGATTCTAAGCAGCAA GTATTTGCGATCAGGTCAGGAGGTGTTACAGGTGTACTTGTTAAGGGTCCTGAACATAATATCAATTTCCGCATGGATGACAAAGGACCCGTTATTTCTATTAAATTTTCTCCAGATATGAATATTCTGGCTATTCAGCGAAGTGTTACTTCAGTAGAATTCATAAACTATAATTCAGGAAATTCCTTGGATGGTGTAGAATATTCTCAATCATGTAAGGGAAAGAATGCTACAATTCTTGGTTTTGTGTGGACACATGGTAACGAGATACTGTTTGTTACGGATCATGGTGTTGAACTTTTCCAA GTCATTCCAGAAAAACGATGTGTAAAAGCCTTAAAATCATTAAGTTTACAAGTTAATTGGTTTATATTTTGTCCACAAAGCTACATGGTCTTACTTTCATCAGGAACATTAGGAAATCAAATGCAGGCATTGTACATTACTCCAGGGAATTTGCACAAGATAACAAAGTTTGAAA TGGAAGCAATGTCTACAAAACCAGGAAAGCTTGCTGTATCTGAAAGAGACGTAGCACTGGCAGTTTTATACTCAACTCCCTGTATCATTGTTCTCAGGCACCAACCAGGTGACAATGCAAGACCAGTTGGATCAgcatttgtttatgtatatacAGTTCATAA AATGGTGACCATTAGAAAAAGTCATATTCTCAAGCTTGACATGAGTGGCAGATTTGCCATTAACGTTGTAGATAATCTCATAATAGTTCATCACCAGGCTTCTAAA aCGTCTATGATATTTGATATAATGCTGCCTGGTGTAAGTGATGGAACTGTTCTTCATCATGTGAGTGTTGCACCTTCAAAACCTATCAAACCATGCAGTCTGAGAGTTCCTGGTCCCAATATATCGGAATACGTCAATCAACCGTGTCAATTAT ATTCTCCAAACTGGGTCGTTTTCCAGCCAAATATCGTAATTGACGCAAAACTTGGTTGTTTGTG GTACATGGAATTGAGGTTAGATTCCTTAGTGAAACTTATTCCTGATAAAGTTCAACTTGTTGAATTTTTAATGCAACGAAAGAATAATAATGCCAAGCGAATTTTAATTCAAGTAATAAGGGATCTCGTAACGCGAATGCCCACGTCGTTAATAGATATGCCCgctatttttgataaattgaaTACTGTGTACAGAAATCACTTAGAAaatgaaattcaaagtgtCATGGGAACACCGTTACTGAATAATACGAAAAATGTTACCACGGTACCCGACAATTTCAAGTACAAAATATTTCTGGATCAAAGTGACATGTATAGTCACATTCTATCCAAATTTCCCGAGGGCACGATTGATTCCAAAATGATTATTTGGGTACTCCTTGAATATATCAG ATCCTTATCAGAACACGGAATCCCAGTACAACACTACGTATACGAGCTCGTAATAACAACACTGGTACACAAAGAGGCTTATTATCAACTTCATCAGTTACTACAGTACCACGTAGTCTCTGATTCAAAGCCCTTGGCCTGCCTACTGCTCTCTTTAGAAAATCTCTATCCTGCTGCTCATCAGCTTGCCTTGGACATGCTCAAACGACTGGGAAATGCGCACGAGGAAATAATCGAGGTACTACTATCCAAGGGTCAAATTCTGCCGGTGCTACGCTACGTTCGGAGTGTCGGCAAGGCCGACCAAGTCTGTGCCAGGAAGTTCCTCGAGGCGGCAAAGGCCGACGGTGATCCTATTCTTTTCTACTCTGTCTACAAATTTTTCGAACAGAGGAACCTCAGGTTGCACAACACCACCGGTTTCGCCAAAAGCGAGAGGTGCCAGGCTTATGTGCAGCATTTTAAGACGCTCTTCCAAACGACGGACAATAACGGATGCAACTCGGACTCGAACTCGAATCTGTCCAACATCTCGGGTTTGAGTGAAGGAGCCTGA
- the LOC100124123 gene encoding U4/U6.U5 tri-snRNP-associated protein 2 isoform X1, which translates to MPDNYEDESFNEQRAVVPRLCPYLDTINRQFLDFDFEKLCSVSLSRINVYACLVCGKYFQGRGNNTHAYTHSVAEYHHVFLNLHSLKFYCLPDNYEIIDSSLDDIKYVLNPTFDKHQIALLDSNDKLSRAIDGSMYSPGIIGMNNIKANDYCNVILQALSHVTPLRDYFLRESNYSKVKRPPGDSSYQLIQRFGELMRKLWNPRNFKVHVSPHEMLQAVVLWSKKKFQFTEQGDPVDFLSWFLNALHLALNGTKKKDSSIIYKTFLGQMRIYTRKIPPLELEESQRSELLNTVEYGETVTESPFLYLTCDLPPPPLFKDQHAENIIPQVNLYTLLNKFNAISEKEYKTYKENFMKRFEIRELPPFLILYIKRFTKNTFFVEKNPTIVNFPVKNVDFGDILTPEVKAMHPHTNYELVANIVHDGEPSHGTYKVHILHKATGQWYEMQDLHVTQILPQMITLTEAYIQIYELKKDDIKPTNGKT; encoded by the exons ATGCCAGATAATTACGAAGATGAAT CTTTCAATGAACAAAGGGCAGTGGTGCCCAGATTGTGTCCTTATTTGGATACAATAAACAGGCAATTTCTCGactttgattttgaaaagttATGCTCAGTCTCGCTTTCGAGGATAAATGTGTATGCGTGCCTTGTATGTGGCAAATACTTTCAGGGCAGAGGAAACAATACACATGCTTACACTCACAGTGTAGCGGAATATCACCATGTTTTTTTGAATCTTCACTCTCTTAAGTTTTACTGCTTACCGGATAACTACGAGATAATAG ATTCATCGCTCGATGACATTAAATATGTTCTTAACCCAACCTTTGATAAACATCAAATTGCTCTACTGGATAGCAATGATAAGCTTTCCAGAGCTATTGATGGCTCCATGTACTCTCCAGGGATCATTGGCATGAACAATATTAAAGCCAATGATTATTGCAATGTAATTTTGCag GCGCTGTCTCATGTCACACCGCTGCGTGACTACTTTTTGAGGGAATCAAACTATTCAAAGGTTAAGAGGCCACCAGGAGATTCATCGTACCAACTTATTCAAAGGTTTGGAGAACTTATGAGAAAATTATGGAATCCACGTAATTTTAAAGTACATGTAAGCCCTCATGAAATGTTACAGGCGGTAGTTTTGTGGAGTAAAAAGAAATTTCAATTCACCGAGCAAG GTGATCCTGTGGATTTCCTCTCGTGGTTCCTGAATGCTCTACACTTAGCATTAAACGGCACGAAAAAGAAAGATTCTAGTATAATATACAAGACATTTTTGGGGCAAATGAGAATTTATACACGTAAAATACCACCACTTGAATTAGAAGAAAGCCAACGAAGTGAACTTTTGAATACAGTTGAATATGGTGAAACTGTGACAGAGAGTCCATTTTTGTACCTGACTTGTGATTTGCCACCTCCACCTCTTTTTAAAGATCAGCATGCAGAGAACATTATTCCACaa GTCAATTTGTACACACTTCTAAACAAGTTCAATGCAATTTCTGAAAAGGAATACAAGACATACAAGGAAAACTTCATGAAGAGATTTGAAATCAGAGAACTTCCACCGTTCCTGATTCTCTATATCAAG cgATTTACCaagaatactttttttgtgGAAAAGAATCCTACAATTGTCAACTTTCCTGTAAA AAATGTTGATTTTGGAGATATCCTCACACCAGAGGTAAAGGCAATGCACCCTCATACAAATTACGAACTCGTGGCCAATATTGTTCACGATGGTGAACCTAGTCACGGTACTTACAAAGTGCACATATTGCACAAGGCTACTGGACAGTGGTACGAGATGCAAgatttgcatgtcacacaaATCTTGCCACAGATGATCACATTGACTGAAGCATATATTCAG atCTATGAATTGAAGAAAGACGATATAAAACCAACAAATGGAAAAACATGA
- the LOC100124123 gene encoding U4/U6.U5 tri-snRNP-associated protein 2 isoform X2: MYSPGIIGMNNIKANDYCNVILQALSHVTPLRDYFLRESNYSKVKRPPGDSSYQLIQRFGELMRKLWNPRNFKVHVSPHEMLQAVVLWSKKKFQFTEQGDPVDFLSWFLNALHLALNGTKKKDSSIIYKTFLGQMRIYTRKIPPLELEESQRSELLNTVEYGETVTESPFLYLTCDLPPPPLFKDQHAENIIPQVNLYTLLNKFNAISEKEYKTYKENFMKRFEIRELPPFLILYIKRFTKNTFFVEKNPTIVNFPVKNVDFGDILTPEVKAMHPHTNYELVANIVHDGEPSHGTYKVHILHKATGQWYEMQDLHVTQILPQMITLTEAYIQIYELKKDDIKPTNGKT, translated from the exons ATGTACTCTCCAGGGATCATTGGCATGAACAATATTAAAGCCAATGATTATTGCAATGTAATTTTGCag GCGCTGTCTCATGTCACACCGCTGCGTGACTACTTTTTGAGGGAATCAAACTATTCAAAGGTTAAGAGGCCACCAGGAGATTCATCGTACCAACTTATTCAAAGGTTTGGAGAACTTATGAGAAAATTATGGAATCCACGTAATTTTAAAGTACATGTAAGCCCTCATGAAATGTTACAGGCGGTAGTTTTGTGGAGTAAAAAGAAATTTCAATTCACCGAGCAAG GTGATCCTGTGGATTTCCTCTCGTGGTTCCTGAATGCTCTACACTTAGCATTAAACGGCACGAAAAAGAAAGATTCTAGTATAATATACAAGACATTTTTGGGGCAAATGAGAATTTATACACGTAAAATACCACCACTTGAATTAGAAGAAAGCCAACGAAGTGAACTTTTGAATACAGTTGAATATGGTGAAACTGTGACAGAGAGTCCATTTTTGTACCTGACTTGTGATTTGCCACCTCCACCTCTTTTTAAAGATCAGCATGCAGAGAACATTATTCCACaa GTCAATTTGTACACACTTCTAAACAAGTTCAATGCAATTTCTGAAAAGGAATACAAGACATACAAGGAAAACTTCATGAAGAGATTTGAAATCAGAGAACTTCCACCGTTCCTGATTCTCTATATCAAG cgATTTACCaagaatactttttttgtgGAAAAGAATCCTACAATTGTCAACTTTCCTGTAAA AAATGTTGATTTTGGAGATATCCTCACACCAGAGGTAAAGGCAATGCACCCTCATACAAATTACGAACTCGTGGCCAATATTGTTCACGATGGTGAACCTAGTCACGGTACTTACAAAGTGCACATATTGCACAAGGCTACTGGACAGTGGTACGAGATGCAAgatttgcatgtcacacaaATCTTGCCACAGATGATCACATTGACTGAAGCATATATTCAG atCTATGAATTGAAGAAAGACGATATAAAACCAACAAATGGAAAAACATGA